In the genome of Paenarthrobacter ilicis, the window AGGACTTCGCAAGGGCTCTACCTGCTTCAGCGGATCCGCGACGAAGCCCACCGCTTTGCCATCACGTTCCACCGGCAGAAGCGCGGCAAAGCGATGACCGTCTCGGTATTGGATGGCGTTCCGGGCCTGGGTGAGGCCAAGCGGAAAGCACTGGTGTCGCACTTTGGCTCCCTCAAGAAGATCCGTGCCGCAAGTGTGGAGGAACTGACCGAGGCCAAGGGAATCGGCCCGTCCTTGGCGGCAGCCGTGGTCCAGCATTTGGGCTCCACGGCCAGTGACGAGGTTGCGCCGGCAATCAACATGACCACCGGCGAAATCCTTGAATCTTAGCTAGTGTAAGAATCTGGCCCGGTGGCAGTTGATGCTCGCCGGCCAAGGAACGTTCCGCCGCGTCAGGTGGTACGTGCTGAGGACCAAACCTTCGGATGAAACGGGGACTACAGATGGATGAGGCAACCACCGGTTCCGGTGCGACGCAGGACGGCCTCACACCCGTCAAGCCGCCGGAAGCGGAGCTGCTGGTGGTTACCGGGATGTCCGGTGCCGGGCGAAGTACGGCTTCCGACGCCCTGGAGGACCATGGCTGGTACGTGGTGGACAACCTGCCGCCGCAAATGCTGGGCACTCTGGCTGAGATCGTCTCCCACGCCCCCAAGTCGATCCCCAAACTCGCAGTTGTGGTGGACGTCCGGAGCAAGGATCTTTTCACCGACATCCAGACCGCCTTGGGCGCACTCAGCGCCACAGGCATCACCTTCAGGGTGCTGTTCCTGGACGCCAGCGACGAAGTGCTGGTCCGCCGCTTTGAGCAAGGCCGCAGGCCCCACCCGTTGCAGGGCGGCGGGCGGATCCTGGACGGAATCGGTGTTGAGCGCGAGGTTCTGCGTGAGCTCCGGGAACACGCCGACGTCGTTCTGGACACCACCGATTTCAACGTCCACGGGCTCGCAACCGCCATCACTGAGCTTTTCAGCGATACCGGCCCCGTGACGCTCCGGCTCAACGTGATGAGCTTCGGATTCAAATATGGCCTTCCGGTGGACGCGAACTTTGTGGCCGATGCCCGGTTCATCCCCAATCCCCACTGGGTCCCGCAGCTCAGGCCCCACACGGGCCTCGACCAGGACGTCAGCGATTACGTGCTGGGCGCTGCCGGCGTTCATGAGTTCGTGGACCGGTACGTGGCTGCACTGGAGCCGGTGCTGGATGGCTACCGGCAGGAAAACAAGCACTACGCCACCCTGGCTGTCGGCTGCACGGGGGGCAAGCACCGCTCGGTGGCAGTCGCCATGGAGCTGTCCAAACGGCTGGCGCAGTACCCTCGCGTTACGGTCACCACAGCGCACCGCGACCTCGGGCGCGAGTAGTGGGAGTCCTCACAGGTCCGCTGCCGCTGATACCGCCGAAAGGTGTTCCGGGCAGCCAACAGAAGAAAAGTCCCTCAGTAGTGGCGTTGGGCGGCGGCCACGGCTTGGCTGCTTCCTTGTCGGCCCTGCGGTTGCTCACCTCCGAGCTGACGGCGATCGTTACGGTAGCGGACGACGGCGGGTCCTCCGGGCGTCTCCGTGACGAGTACGGCGTCCTTCCGCCCGGTGACCTGCGAATGGCGCTCAGCGCCCTGTGCGATGACACCGACTGGGGCCGCACCTGGCGCGACGTCATGCAGCACCGCTTCGATGCCGGCTCGGCAAAGGGCGGCTCGCTGGACAACCACGCCATGGGCAATCTGCTGATTGTCACTTTGTGGGAACTGCTCGGGGATACGGTTGCCGGGCTCAAGTGGGCAGGCGCGCTCCTGGGGGCCCGTGGACAGGTACTGCCCATGTCCAGCGTGCCGTTGACCATTGAAGGCCAGGCCCGGGTTGGGCTTCCCGGCGGAGGATCTGAACTTCAGACCGTCCGCGGGCAGGCGAAATGCGCCGTGGCAGGGAAGCTTGAGGACGTCACGCTCCTTCCTGAGGGAGCTCCTGCCTGCACTGAAGCGTTGACGGCCATTGAGTTGGCGGACTGGGTCATTCTTGGCCCGGGGTCCTGGTACACGTCAGTGCTGCCGCACCTGTTGCTTCCGGAGCTCCGGCAGGCACTGGGCGATACGGCCGCCAAGCGGTGCTTGACCATGAACCTCGACGTGGAAACCAAGGAAACATCGGGCATGACGGCTGCCGATCACCTCGATGTTCTCCGCAGGTATGCTCCTGAGTTCAGTGTTGATGTTGTCTTGGCGGACCCCGCGGCCGTTCAGGATCTCAAGGCCTTCGAGAAGGCCGCCGGGATGCTCGGCGCGGAAGTGGTGTTGGGTAGAGTAGGGGCTTCGAGGCGGCGCCCCGTCCATGATCCCTTGCTGCTCGCGGCGGCGTACCACGATATTTTCGGGAACGGTTAGGAACACACACGATGGCACTTACTGCGTCGGTCAAGGACGAACTGTCCCGGCTGGACATCAAGAAATCCTCGGTCAGGAAGGCTGAGGTTTCGGCAATGCTGCGCTTTGCGGGCGGCTTGCACATCATCTCCGGCCGCATTGTAATTGAAGCCGAAGTGGACCTGGCCTCCACGGCCCGGCGCCTGCGGGCAGCCATCGCGGAGGTCTATGGACACCAGAGTGAGATCATTGTGGTCTCCGGTGGAGGCCTGAGGCGGGGGAGCCGATACGTTGTCCGCGTGGTCCGCGACGGCGAAGCACTGGCCCGCCAGACAGGATTGCTTGATGGACGTGGCCGTCCCGTGCGGGGCCTGCCCTCTGTTGTGGTCAACGGTTCTGCTGCCGACGCTGAGGCCGTGTGGCGCGGGGCTTTCCTGGCCCATGGATCGCTGACGGAGCCTGGCCGGTCCTCTTCGCTGGAGGTCACCTGCCCTGGCCCCGAATCGGCGCTGGCACTGGTGGGCGCCGCACGTCGGCTGGGCATCCAGGCCAAGGCCAGGGAAGTCCGTGGAGTGGACCGTGTGGTCATCCGTGATGGCGACACCATTGCGGCCCTCCTGACCCGGATGGGCGCCCACGATGCTTTGATGGTGTGGGAAGAACGCCGGATGCGCAAGGAAGTCAGGGCCACTGCCAACAGGTTGGCCAACTTCGATGATGCCAATCTCCGCCGTTCCGCCCAGGCTGCAGTAGCAGCAGGGGCCAGGGTGGACCGCGCACTGGAGATTCTGGGCGACGACGTCCCGGACCACCTGAAGTATGCCGGCGAGCTCCGCGTGGCCCACAAACAGGCGAGCCTGGATGAGTTGGGCCGCTTGGCTGATCCCCCCATGACCAAGGACGCCATCGCGGGTCGGATCCGCAGGCTGCTCGCCATGGCGGACAAACGTGCCCTGGACTTGGGCATACCGGGTACTGAGGCAAATGTGACTCCGGAAATGATGGACGAATAACAGCCGCCCATAGAATCGGAAAAGGGCGAAGGAAATACTGCGCTGCTTGTCCGGGTTGTCACCGGTGGAGGGCAAAGAAACTTCGTCCCCAAAGATTTCCGGCCGGTCCGCCGGCCGGATGAACACAACGAGTTACCAAACCGGACGTGAGTCCATAACATTGGAGGATTTCGTGACAGAGTACGTTTTGCCGGAGCTTGGCTACGACTATGCGGCCCTCGAGCCGCACATTTCGGCGAAGATCATGGAGCTGCACCACAGCAAGCACCACGCTGCCTATGTTGCAGGTGCCAACAACGCTCTCTCCCAGCTCGCTGATGCGCGCGAAAAGGGCGATTTCGCCAACATCAACCGCCTTTCCAAGGACCTTGCGTTCCACACCGGTGGCCACATCAACCACTCTGTTTTCTGGAACAACATCTCCCCGGATGGTGGCGACAAGCCCGAAGGTGAACTGGCTGCGGCAATCGATGACGCTTTCGGTTCCTTTGATGCGTTCCGTTCGCAGTTCAGCGCTGCGGCGCTGGGCCTGCAGGGTTCGGGCTGGGCTTTCCTTGCCTACGAACCCATTGGTGGAAACCTGCTCATCGAGCAGCTCTACGATCAGCAGGGCAACGTAGCAGTCGGCACCACGCCGCTGCTGATGCTGGACATGTGGGAGCACGCCTTCTACCTGGACTACGTCAACGTCAAGGCTGACTACGTCAAGGCCTTCTGGAACATCGCCAACTGGGCCGACGTCGCCAAGCGCTTTGAAGCCGCACGCACCAACGCAACGGGCCTCATCGTCCTCTAGCAGGTGAGGTCAGGTTCACGCGGATGTAACAAAAGTCACTTTTAGCGTGAATTGTGCCCCAA includes:
- the whiA gene encoding DNA-binding protein WhiA, with product MALTASVKDELSRLDIKKSSVRKAEVSAMLRFAGGLHIISGRIVIEAEVDLASTARRLRAAIAEVYGHQSEIIVVSGGGLRRGSRYVVRVVRDGEALARQTGLLDGRGRPVRGLPSVVVNGSAADAEAVWRGAFLAHGSLTEPGRSSSLEVTCPGPESALALVGAARRLGIQAKAREVRGVDRVVIRDGDTIAALLTRMGAHDALMVWEERRMRKEVRATANRLANFDDANLRRSAQAAVAAGARVDRALEILGDDVPDHLKYAGELRVAHKQASLDELGRLADPPMTKDAIAGRIRRLLAMADKRALDLGIPGTEANVTPEMMDE
- a CDS encoding Fe-Mn family superoxide dismutase, which translates into the protein MTEYVLPELGYDYAALEPHISAKIMELHHSKHHAAYVAGANNALSQLADAREKGDFANINRLSKDLAFHTGGHINHSVFWNNISPDGGDKPEGELAAAIDDAFGSFDAFRSQFSAAALGLQGSGWAFLAYEPIGGNLLIEQLYDQQGNVAVGTTPLLMLDMWEHAFYLDYVNVKADYVKAFWNIANWADVAKRFEAARTNATGLIVL
- the rapZ gene encoding RNase adapter RapZ yields the protein MDEATTGSGATQDGLTPVKPPEAELLVVTGMSGAGRSTASDALEDHGWYVVDNLPPQMLGTLAEIVSHAPKSIPKLAVVVDVRSKDLFTDIQTALGALSATGITFRVLFLDASDEVLVRRFEQGRRPHPLQGGGRILDGIGVEREVLRELREHADVVLDTTDFNVHGLATAITELFSDTGPVTLRLNVMSFGFKYGLPVDANFVADARFIPNPHWVPQLRPHTGLDQDVSDYVLGAAGVHEFVDRYVAALEPVLDGYRQENKHYATLAVGCTGGKHRSVAVAMELSKRLAQYPRVTVTTAHRDLGRE
- a CDS encoding uridine diphosphate-N-acetylglucosamine-binding protein YvcK, coding for MGVLTGPLPLIPPKGVPGSQQKKSPSVVALGGGHGLAASLSALRLLTSELTAIVTVADDGGSSGRLRDEYGVLPPGDLRMALSALCDDTDWGRTWRDVMQHRFDAGSAKGGSLDNHAMGNLLIVTLWELLGDTVAGLKWAGALLGARGQVLPMSSVPLTIEGQARVGLPGGGSELQTVRGQAKCAVAGKLEDVTLLPEGAPACTEALTAIELADWVILGPGSWYTSVLPHLLLPELRQALGDTAAKRCLTMNLDVETKETSGMTAADHLDVLRRYAPEFSVDVVLADPAAVQDLKAFEKAAGMLGAEVVLGRVGASRRRPVHDPLLLAAAYHDIFGNG